Within Halorussus sp. MSC15.2, the genomic segment GTGAGTTGCGCGCTCCGCAGGATTGATTAGCGTCGGGAATCCAACACGAGCCGATGATAGCAGTCTCACCGGACTACTGTCCCGACTGCGGGAGCGACCTCTCGACGACCGATTTCGAGGGCCGGGACCGCGACTACTGCCCGTCGTGCGAGCGGACGTGGTGGCGGCAGTCGGTGCCGACGACTAGCGTGACCGTCCGCGAGGCGGACCGCGTCCTGCTCATCCAGCGGTCCGCCGGTCGCGACGCCGGTCGGTGGGACCTCCCCGCTGGCCATCCCGAACACGACGAACCCGCCCGCGAGGCCGTCGCCCGCGAACTCCGGGAGGAGACCGGACTCGCGGTGGCCCCCCACGACCTCGACCTCGTGGGAACGGTGCTTTCGGAGGGACCCCGGGCGAACTACCGGTCGATAAACTACCGGACCGACCGCGCCGCGACCGACGGCGAGGTGACGGCCGGGTCGGACGCGGCCGACGCCCGGTTCGTCCCCGTCGAGTCGGTCCGGGCGGGCGACGTGGACGTTCGGAACCTCGGGCGACTCCGCCTGCG encodes:
- a CDS encoding NUDIX domain-containing protein — its product is MIAVSPDYCPDCGSDLSTTDFEGRDRDYCPSCERTWWRQSVPTTSVTVREADRVLLIQRSAGRDAGRWDLPAGHPEHDEPAREAVARELREETGLAVAPHDLDLVGTVLSEGPRANYRSINYRTDRAATDGEVTAGSDAADARFVPVESVRAGDVDVRNLGRLRLRDSGVLE